A genome region from Triticum aestivum cultivar Chinese Spring chromosome 2B, IWGSC CS RefSeq v2.1, whole genome shotgun sequence includes the following:
- the LOC123041900 gene encoding ent-kaurene oxidase 2-like: protein MEALLAALPAGGGGAVAAAVGGLAAAAAVAGARMGNKERANTPPVVPGLPIIGNLLQLTEKKPHKTFAKWSDTYGPIYTIKTGASSVAVVNSTEVAKEAMVAKFSSISTRKLPKALSVLSRDKAMVATCDYGDFHKMVKRFVMAGLLGSSAQRQFRETRNMMMDNMLSTFHTLVTNDPHAPRNFREVFKEELFRLSLIQGLGEDVSSVYVKEFGRDISKDEIYQIIVADMMMCVIEIDWRDFFPYLSWIPNKSFDTTVATTESRRTTVMRALIGQQKERIARGKAKTSYLDFLLAENTLTDDQVTMLVWEAIIEGADTTLVTTEWAMYELAKNPEKQDRLYREIQEVCGEDMVTEDHLPRLPYLNAVFHETLRRHSPVSLLPPRFVHETTTLAGYEVPAGTEVIVNVYACNMDKKEWEEPEEWRPERFLNNGRFDVADMYKTIAFGAGRRVCAGSAQATGISCAAMARFVQEFAWTLKEGDEDKVDTVQLMGYKLHPLYVYLSPRRGRQ, encoded by the exons ATGGAGGCGCTTCTGGCTGCACTCCCAGCGGGTGGCGGGGGAGCGGTGGCTGCCGCCGTTGGAGGGCTGGCGGCAGCCGCCGCGGTCGCCGGTGCCCGGATGGGGAACAAGGAACGGGCCAACACGCCCCCAG TTGTTCCTGGTTTACCAATAATTGGAAACCTGCTCCAACTGACGGAAAAGAAGCCAcataaaacctttgcaaaatggtcTGATACTTATGGGCCAATATACACAATAAAGACTGGGGCTTCATCTGTAGCTGTGGTCAACTCAACAGAAGTAGCCAAGGAG GCAATGGTTGCGAAATTCTCATCCATATCTACTCGAAAGCTACCTAAAGCATTATCAGTGTTGAGTCGTGATAAAGCAATGGTTGCTACATGTGACTATGGTGACTTCCACAAAATGGTGAAGCGCTTTGTTATGGCGGGTTTGTTGGGTTCTTCTGCTCAG AGACAATTTCGGGAGACGAGAAACATGATGATGGATAACATGTTAAGCACTTTTCATACATTGGTGACCAATGACCCACATGCTCCTCGGAACTTTCGAGAAGTTTTCAAGGAGGAGCTATTCCGCTTATCGTTGATCCAG GGTCTAGGTGAGGATGTAAGTTCAGTTTATGTGAAGGAGTTTGGGCGCGATATTTCAAAGGATGAAATATACCAGATCATTGTGGCTGACATGATGATGTGCGTCATTGAGATTGATTGGAGGGATTTCTTCCCGTACCTCAGCTGGATTCCAAACAAGAGCTTTGATACAACAGTTGCTACCACGGAATCTAGGCGAACCACGGTGATGCGAGCCTTGATCGGTCAACAGAAGGAAAGAATTGCGCGCGGCAAG GCAAAGACATCCTATCTGGACTTTTTGTTGGCAGAGAACACATTGACAGATGACCAAGTAACGATGCTGGTGTGGGAGGCAATCATAGAGGGTGCAGATACTACTTTGGTGACGACCGAGTGGGCTATGTATGAGCTTGCCAAAAACCCCGAAAAACAG GATCGTCTCTACCGGGAGATCCAGGAGGTGTGCGGCGAGGACATGGTCACTGAGGACCATCTTCCTCGGCTGCCGTACCTGAATGCCGTGTTCCACGAGACGCTGCGGCGCCATTCTCCTGTCTCGCTTCTGCCTCCAAGGTTCGTCCATGAGACCACCACACTGGCCGGCTACGAGGTCCCAGCCGGAACAGAG GTGATCGTCAATGTGTACGCGTGCAACATGGACAAGAAAGAGTGGGAGGAGCCCGAGGAGTGGAGGCCAGAGAGGTTCCTGAACAACGGCAGGTTCGACGTCGCTGACATGTACAAGACCATTGCATTCGGCGCCGGGAGGAGGGTCTGCGCCGGGAGCGCGCAGGCGACCGGCATTTCGTGTGCCGCCATGGCGAGGTTCGTGCAGGAGTTCGCCTGGACGCTCAAGGAGGGCGACGAGGACAAGGTGGACACCGTCCAGCTCATGGGCTACAAACTCCACCCCCTCTACGTGTATCTCTCGCCGAGGAGAGGGAGGCAGTGA